The window TGAGGGCAGCCATTTTAGAGGAGGCTGGTTTTACCACATTACTGACCAGCTGGATCTATTTAAAATGCTTGTATTCATGGTATCCATTGATAATGCTCAACATGTTTACATCCACATCATCTGTATTGCTTCATAGGGTCTTTGGTAGTGCTCCAGGTTAGGAAGTATTTAagataagtatttttttttcctttgtgtctatcaaaataccttttaaatAGGAACAGGAACAAATAAGCTCTTCCTGTTTCAATCTAGTGATGTGCTAGCATCATGTAATTTACATCTGACACACTTTTCCAGTACTGTCAGAGTCTGGGTGTGAATATCCTTGGGCACAGTCAAAAGCACATGATTTAAGCCAGGGAAAGGCAGTCATCGTCTTTGCAGAGCTGATTTTGCAGGCCCATGTTTCTGGACCAATTATGTTAGaataagttaaaataaaatggagGACACTCAAATAGTTTCATGTAACTGAGGCAGAGAATACATCTAGGTAGTGGTTTCTCAGACATGACCTTATGTTTCTGACCTTATTGTCTATGTTGACAGTAGAAATAAAAGTCATGTGAGGAGTAGCTCTGTATCATAATCTCTGGATTTTTGCCAGAGAAATCCTCTAAGAGCCATCCACTCCACCTGTGTCATCTGAGCTCTTTGGCACATCTAATGCAAATGGCTGGAGAAACATGACTTCTCATGAGCAGCATGAGAAGTCAAGACATCTTCAAGGAGATTATGGTAAATCTGACTATTTGGATAGTAcagcacatttaaaaaaatgtatgtcAAGCTCAGTAGAATGCTCAGTCCTGCTAGGTTTGGACTAGGAgtaaatagaaaggaaaaattctaCAAGAGGAAGATAAATCCTATTTTCTGTCCTACTTTGTTTAAATTCTTGAAAAGGGAGCAGCGGTAATGATGGAGGAATTACAAGAAGGATTAAAAGTAGTATTCTGTCTCAGCAGAATAGAAACAGACATGACCAAAACTGGAGGAGCTTTTGATCTGACATACTCAGAACTCTGGATTAACCAGTCAAGGTAACTTCAGAACTCCTACATCTGACTTGAAAAACTCTACTCCTtacattgctatttttttccctctgttttaaTCAATAACAAGCTGTAGAGAAAGTCTGAGGGAAAGGCAGCATTGTGGCAGTGCACAGCTGAGTCAGTGTAGGAGTGCTGCAGAcagatgtgggagatgtggtTCTGGACAAGAGACACAAGTGCATTCCTTAAAAATGATGGATTTCAGTGGATGAGGAAGGTACGATCACATAATTTGTTCCTGTTCTCAAACTTTTACTGTAGTTTCCACTTTAATTATGGAAATAGAATTTCTAAATTAGGAAATAACCTTCAGTGTGTGCTCACAGTATTTAAAAAGTCTTGAAATTACATGATATGCATATAGATTTTAGGCTGTCTGTAACTTTTCCTTCTAACTTTActctttaaaagcatttcaatTTGTTGGGATAGGGTGGAAGCCCTAtgatttgccttttttgcaAAATACTGCTACACAAAACataaacacaattttaaaataattaacaggATGTGAAATtgggttttatgtttttaattacCTTCAGATTgtatttttgcatcttttccaGTTTGAAATCAATATCTAACATATCTTTCTACAAAGGCTGAGAAGTGTGTGCTAGCATTGTATCACAGCTTATTTTGTGTCATCTGTAGACaaagcaaatgctgctgcagggatgcacTGGGAGAAAGAACCTAAAGAACTAGATGAATGGCATACAAAATTATGATGACTTTGAAGTGTATAATAAATGCCGTCCACAGAAATAAATCCAGGTGGGAAAAATAGCCTCTGGGATGTCTTTACCctacatgtgcacacacatgcattacaccaaaaaaaaaaaaaaatcactcagaGAGCCTTGGTACTGAAGCactaaattatttcagttgtcCAAGATGCCCCATGGGACATACCTGACATTCAGCCTGTCTAGGAGACACTACATTTTATCTCAGGGGGAGCCCTTCTCTGAATGCTTCGGTGTCCACCTTTCCAAGGGCATGATCCTTACAAAATGCTTGGAATGCCCTTCCATTTGTGCAGATGAACTAGGACATGTCAGCTTAAATATGACTCATTGTTATTATTTAAGGAAAACTTCAAGGAGTCATTCCTTGTGCTGGTACTTTTGTAGTATCTCTCAGAGCTATAAATCTACTACCACTGCCTTGCTTTTTTACCCATCTTTACTAATAAGGGAAGGAATTTGGACTTAAAATAACAAGTAAATTTGAAAGTAAAACCTTCTATGATAATCACATGAACattatattttcacttttcaaataaaagaaagagtTGAACCACCTTACATCTAGAGACCAATCCTGAAAAGCCAAGCACTGTATGACTTTATCAGTAATGGGGACATAAAGGGTGAAGAGGGAGAAGCAATGTGCAAAATCCTAGCCTTATCAAAATCAGTACCTTTCTCCTAATGAGCttgaaaaaatgaagttttaatttcagaaattgaAACTGACTGTCACTTGAGCAATCTGAGGACATGTAAACTAGATGCAATGATTTCATAATGTTACATCTAAGCCATATAAAAAATTGCTTGAGAAACTATGTGACAATCTTTAAGGACTGTCATTTTTATAATAGTTTGcaaataaatatacattttctgAGACTCCTAGCAATATTTGTTCATGCTGAACATAACTTTGTTTCAGGAGTGGCAGAGACAATGCTTGTTTTTCCAGTTGTTGTGAGGGTGTCTGAACATGGTCCTGTGGAATTTCAGTTCAAAGCAAACCCAGATGGATTAAATAAAGGAAgcttctgaaatgcagaatgaCTGGGGGAAAATGAACACAGGAGGAATGAGTTTAGATTATCAGACTGAAACTAAAGATATCTATGGACATATGAAACAGTAAAAGACaattagaaaatgtatttatactAAATTAAAACTTTATTGACTAATGTTCTCCAGACAACATGATCTGACAAACTATGGTTGCATACATGCAATGAAGTTGAAGACAACAGTAGTTTAACATGGAATGTCAGACAAATTAATATAATGTATTAAATGAAACAATTTATCTGTGTTGCTGCAAAATGAAACCAAGTTTTGTATTTCCTTGGTCAATCTGTGTTCAGCTAAGAGGCTATGCATTTGAAGAAACTGGTAGATTTCTTTAGcatatatttcaaataaattagcTAGAATTGTActctttaaaaatcctttcaacTTCACTTGCGTTTCAAACATAATCTAACTGTAAACACTAAAGTTGCTAGAGCCCTCTAGAAAGACCTAACTGTCAAACTCAGTGGACATTGCAGTTCAGTAAATATGAATATTTAGAACAAGAAAAATACCAGTTACTGCAAAAGCCATTTAggcatattttattattaatccAGCACAAAGCACTTCTTCTAAGTTTCTCTCATCAAAGACTAAAGCTTGCTTACAGTACTACATCTTCTATCATTCAAGCATCATTATTACCTATCAGGGAGATTGGCTAGATGACCTAATGGGTCTTTTCCACCCCTAACTTCTACAAAAGAAAATCATTCATGCCAGCAAGAACATGGTTCGCTACATCTTGGGCTTGATCCTGCAGATTTGTTGAGGCAAAACTCTCAACAACTTCGAAAGAGATTTTCCAGAGCACGACATCCAGGATTAGGccctttagatttttttttttattcttaaaagaGCATCCATTTAGGatacatggaaaatattttatagaattaaaaaaatataacaacaTGTGCTTCACTTACATTGAAGGAACCAGAGAATGTAAACACCATAGTGGCCCAGATCTTCACAACATCCATGAGAAAGTGTCAACTGCAAGTAACCTGTGTGCGTTTATTTCTCAGCCTATGCTTCTGAGGGTGTTTTGTGTATACTTTTACCTCCACATCCACACACATACCTACACCCTTAGTACACATAAAGGTGTGATAAAATTCACTAAAGGCAGTTGCTTGCTTGTCTTGATGCTTAAATCTGCAAGTGGCAGCAAACTCTGTTTCATGTAATACTAAAGAGACTCTACATAAGTAGCAGGACACAAGTATTGCTGTGGGCAAGACTGTGTCGTTGCTGGTTCCACATGTGTGGAGCCATCCCATTTACGCACATCACAAAATACACCTGCATGAAGGGCTGGAAGAGTAGGTGACCAAAGTATCTCTTGGTGGGCCATGCCTGAAATTTGAATTGAACGACTCCAAGACTGTAAATTGTCCTCACAGGAGCCTTCCAACAACCCAGGGGACCATGTAGGAAAGTTTACCTTCAAAGTGCCCTTTCTAAGAATGGAATGTTCTTGACAGGGAAATGATCAGAGGCAATCCTGGACTTTTTTGCATGTTGaataggaaaaatgttttcatcttcAGGTAGCACTTCACCCTGACAAATGTGAGTTCAGTTATTATTGGGTTTTAGTATTATGGAAGAATCTTTAGAAACAAACATGATagtacacacatacacatacactCAGATATTTACAGCCTTTCTAGAAAAACAGCCCTTTACCTTAGTACTACctatcttttttccttttttttttttttttagtatttaaattctttaaacCAGCTACATTAAATATCAATGTGTACTGTACCACCCCACACCAACCCCACACCCCCCAAAGAACCagcaagtattttaaaagtttgtttgcttgtttgttttgctttttttttcttttatgattgTTAAAATCTCCTGCTTGAGACTGTTAAGTACCACCTCCACTGGAACAAGATCAGCACTGACGGCATCTTCCAATGCACGTCGTTTCGTAGTTGAGTAAGTACTGCATCAAGAAGCTTAGATCTCGAGGTCGTCAGGTCGAGGCCTGCTGCTGGCTCGGCTGCTGGCTCTGCTAGGAGGCCTCTGGTCCACAAtggtgaggggctgcagctcatgTCCTGACGCCAGTTTTTTCGTGTTCTGGTGCTCATCAGAGAAGTCGAAGGGCTGGGCGTGCGAGTTGGAGAtggtgctgccagcctgccccaTTCTGTTCTGCTCCGCGCTGTAGTTGGCCCAATTTTGCTCGCTGGCTTGTTTATTGTAGTTACGACAGGAGGAGTTGTTCCTGTCTCCAGTAACAAGCTTGTACCCTGGAGGAGACATGGGAGACAAGGGGGCGGTCGGTGACGAGCAGCCATTGTAATAAGCATATTTGGGGGAGCCACAGTCTTTGGAAGGGCTCATGGCACCGCTGTGGGAGTAGGGGTCGGTTTTCCCTTTCACACGATCCTTGACACCCTTGAAGAACACATAAAAAAGCTCAATGATATTCAAGGCGAGAGACACCAAGGACACCACCAGCATGAAGAGGATGAAGATGGTTTTCTCAGTTGGACGGGAGAGGAAACAGTCCACTCTGTGTGGGCATGGGTCTCGCTCACAAGTGTAGATGGCATTCAGGCTAAACCCATAAATGTACCACTGTATCAGCAAGAAAGCCACCTCGAAGACAGACTTAAACAGGATGCTGATGATATAAGTACGGAGCAGTCCCCCACGCATCTTCACTTTGCCATGCTCTTCGATCCCAtacttgaattttttaatttctatttgctTGAGATGCATATCCACATTCACACCATCATTTGCCACTACTTTTAGctcttcttctcttttgttCAGCTTCTCTTCTTTCCTCATTACGTAGAACACATGTGCCAGGTACAAAAGGGTAGGTACAGACACAAATATGATCTGCAGAACCCAAAAGCGTACATGGGAGATGGGAAAGGACTTGTCATAGCAGACGTTCTCGCAACCAGGCTGTTGAGTGTTACACCGGAATGCAGACTGTTCATCTCCCCAAGCAGATTCAACTGCTGTTCCCAATAGCAAGATTCGGAAAATGAAGAGGACAGACAGCCATACTTTCCCACCTGCAGTAGAATAGGCTTGAACTTTGTCAAGAAGTTTTCCCAAGGCACTCCAATCACCCATCTTCACAGGATGCTGGCTAAACAAggacacaaaggaaaaaaaaatagcaaggaTTAAGTCAGAGAGCTTTAATACCTTTGACACACTAAATCACTGATCAATACTAATAGAGCAGTGGCATCAGCTTTGTtgtaattaatgtattttacaCAACCTGAAGAGAAACTGGAGTTTTAGTAAGTCTGCAGGTGAAGTGGGAAGTCAAGgaaactgaaaagagaaaataacataTAATGTCTCAGAGCCCAATCGAAAAAGTTCCTAATTCTAATTTCACTCCAGTTTTCAGGAAGGCCCCTGATAACCCTCAGTGATCACTGTGGTTGTCTCAACTTCCTTGATGGCAGCCTCAGTTCAATGACCTACACCTGCCTCAGGTGAAAAACAGATGTGACACACAGCTGAAGCAGGGTGTGGAATAAGTAGTAGCACTGCCTAAATATGCTAGGAATACATGAAAGATTTCTCGGTTTCAGTGAGGATTGAtcatttaatgtaatttttatgttCACTCTTTCAGATACTAAAAAGGCAAACCACGGTATAACCTAAATACAATAGGCTACCTTAGGTTAATATTAGGTTAATATTACCCCATCCAACTGAGGTCATATCCCTAAAATTCTACCTTTACAAAATACATGTTGTTTTTGctacacagaaatattaaacTGAGCTTCTGCCTGTAACTTCATAGCATGTAGTATATTTAAGGGTATAGTTCCTAATGATGCCAAGTAAAAACTCTACTAAActtcagaaaaagcatttgctgTCTAAATTAAGCTTATACATTAGTATTTTCATCACAAAGATCAAAGAAAGCATTATTTACCTATAATTTTATGAAGGAACAAAAAATTGTAAATACATGAAACACAGCTAAGATCATGTTACTATATTGGAGGAACTGGTTTCCTGTTTATCTGTGATTTGCTTAATTCATTGGAGTTTCAGGTTTGTATTTGCatctttttgtatttaaattccttctttgttttgaaaggaaaagatttagcaggaaaaaaaaggtaaatataCTCTGTTTGTAAGGCGACTCCTGGCTGTAATTTACATTCCAAGTGTTGAACACTACAAGTTTAAAATGTCTTTCCTGACTTGAGTTTTAAAGTGCTCGTTTCTGGGACACAGGCAGCTTCTCAGGATATGTGGAAACACACAGGGTGacataaaagaaatgaaatcgTTTGCTTGATGCTTTAGATTcctaagaaaaacaaatttcactATAGATTTTTATCAACTGGAGAATGGCAATCTTattaaaacttatattttaaCTTGCCCGACATGAAAAAGCATGAAATCATATGAAATCAGgaacttaaaaggaaaaataatcatgAAGTTTCCCTTTTAATGTGAATGCTGTTGGGCATGGATATTTGTTCCATGGATGCTGAGTAATCCCTTCCTGGTATTAACAGTTTTGATAATGTCCAAATGATTTCCTCCCCACTGCATCATGGCTATATTCCCTAGTGGAGGTCATTTATAGAATACGCGCTTTTTGGATAATTcataaaatgggaaattttagCACCAAGGAGACTTGCTTTCAAGAAGCGGTGAGTCACTGGGAACACAAGAGTATAAATCTGGCAAACTCAAACATAACAATAGATGCCAAATAAAAACACACCGTTCCTGCCACTGAGTCTGAGAAAGTAATGGGAGACAGTGTTTAAAGTACTCGTTCTGATAGCTCTGAGATGCCAATTATCTTTGAACCCCTGAAAAATACCCCAGGGCCATTTCCTCCATCTGCCTTAACAGCTGGCTCAGAAGTTCAGCCACTGCAGCCTGTTGACCCTTCCTCATGTAATTAGCTCTTCTCATGAATGAAGCCCCATCAAAGGATCAGGCCTGCttcaaacttttaaaactgGGAGCCTCTGCCAGGAGGAGCAAACACAGCATGTTTGTCTCTGACACATCCCCTCAGCCATCCTCAGCTTTCATCCTTCCCAGAAAAAGTGAGTTTGTCTTTTTGGGCTGGAGCGGCAGAGAAGGAGTCAGGCAGAGAAGTGTGGAGGTCCCTGGAAAGTCTGGAATGAAATGGGACCAGGTTCCTCCTCAGGCAGGGATTGTTAAAATAGAGAACAGCCTGTAACTATACAACACGTGCAGTTTGTTTTAAAGGCAAGCTCCATGTCCTAGTGCAAGGGGACAGAAGGAGGTTTTTCAAGGAACAGCTTCTTGATTTAATTAGTCAGCTTTCCAGCGACTAGAAACTATTGAGTTAACAGACTTTCCTCAGACTCCATGTACTTTTTTTACTGTCTAAATGTTATTTCAGATTGAAAGCCTGATTAAGAAAACAGAGGATATGTTATTTCTAGGCAGTTATGTGTTGTTGGTTTTCTAATTACACTCCTCTCTGGTTCATTAATGCAATATGATTTACTTCAGTTTTGACCTACTTAATCCCACACCTGCAGTATTTGGAGAATTTACTccctattttttaatttgcttcagCATGTAAAATTGCTAAGTTTCATTTGTGTCCGCTGGCAATATAAACTCCAGGAGGAAACATTCCATGCTTGAATTACTCATACATAGTTCTGAaaagcaactttttaaaaaaagagatcagTTACATGCTAGCCTTTGCCAgtgataaaaaaacccacatcaaTTCAAAACATTGTACTGTTAATCAGATAACCTTGTGGTGGCACAAATATATTATTCCTTTTCTTAAGTGGATTCCATTGCTTTATGAAACACAGTACTTTGCTTTGTTGTAGAGAAAATTCATTCATCGGATCTAACTTGTTTACTTTCAGGGCACTGAAAGACCAGTTTTATTAACCGATTACAAATCTGTTTACCAGGTATAAAAAGAGGGTTTGTATCAAACAGGTACTTAAGTATTCTAGCTTTGTAATTAGCTTGAAATAGTTGGCAGACAACCTTTAAAAATAGCTCTTTAGCTTTCTGGACTTTAGCTTGTTTTAACACTTCCAAATAACTTAAAGGAGTCCACTGAATGACACAGGCTGGCCTATTCAATTCATACAAACTCATTACTTCAGAAGTTTAAGGATATGGCTTATGATGAGTACGTGCATTTCATGAGTTCCTACTGATTAATACTTTACAGGATCATAACCTTCTCTGAGGCAGACTAATGCTGGCCTAGTATTAAAATCCACCAGTCTTTAAAAGATGGATTTCTTCCAGGTCCTACTGTGTGTGGgtaaaggcagggaaaaaaatccatagagCAGCAGGAGATCTGACAGCATTCATCTGCACGGGTTTAGGATGACCACATATATAAGACATTTGATTTGTAAGCCACAATTAAGAAATTCTAGAACTGTTTTTTATGGACGGCATTCATCATGTCATCTGGTTCATATTTTCCAAGGAGAATAATGCAAACTCTGTGCTGTGGTAATGTCCTAGGTCTGACTATAGTGTTAGAAGGTCACAAGCCAGTGGATGGAAGAGCAGCAAGAGTTAGAGTGGGTTCTAAAATGGGATTGTGCAGCTGAAGTAATTGGGAAACAGGCCAAAGCTTTGTATTTCCAACTTTTTCTATCTTTGTATTTGTGCTCACACACACCTAGACAACAAAAAAGAAGGCTCTGGACCCCAAATATAAATCAGCTTGAGTGTTTCCCAAAAGTAACATGAATTGCAGAGAAAGAATATACAACTCATTGGGTTTGGACCTGCTGGAACATGGAAGGCTAGCTTTCCAAAAGCttataaaaataagcaaatgcCTTGCAGACATTCCCTTGGGAAGGTGTAGTTCATATATAGGTCTGCAGATGAGCTTCAGTTCATTTCATCCACAGGACAAAGGTTACACACAAAATGGTTGCAGTAACTAGAGTTTAAAGTGTCACAActgtgatttttcctttgtctgCCAGCACTGCTAGTGGTCAGTCGCTACCAGATCTACCTCAGAGCCTCTGCCTTTCC of the Camarhynchus parvulus chromosome 3, STF_HiC, whole genome shotgun sequence genome contains:
- the GJA1 gene encoding gap junction alpha-1 protein; this encodes MGDWSALGKLLDKVQAYSTAGGKVWLSVLFIFRILLLGTAVESAWGDEQSAFRCNTQQPGCENVCYDKSFPISHVRFWVLQIIFVSVPTLLYLAHVFYVMRKEEKLNKREEELKVVANDGVNVDMHLKQIEIKKFKYGIEEHGKVKMRGGLLRTYIISILFKSVFEVAFLLIQWYIYGFSLNAIYTCERDPCPHRVDCFLSRPTEKTIFILFMLVVSLVSLALNIIELFYVFFKGVKDRVKGKTDPYSHSGAMSPSKDCGSPKYAYYNGCSSPTAPLSPMSPPGYKLVTGDRNNSSCRNYNKQASEQNWANYSAEQNRMGQAGSTISNSHAQPFDFSDEHQNTKKLASGHELQPLTIVDQRPPSRASSRASSRPRPDDLEI